Part of the Lolium rigidum isolate FL_2022 chromosome 6, APGP_CSIRO_Lrig_0.1, whole genome shotgun sequence genome, GACAAGAACCGAGGGTAGTTGCGAGAAAACTTGAAGACGAAAAACAAACCGCCTTAAGGATCCTGGAGCTGGCACATCTGGGTTTTGCAGAATATGCCACGCGCTTGCCGAGCTAGCATTGCAAGATTGAAGAACTCCATGTTGCGGAATCCAAGGCCACCAACAAATTTTGTTGTACACATAACTTCCCAAGAAACCCAGACTATCTTCTAACGTCCATTCTTGCTGCCCACCAAAAGCCTCTGATCATAGAGTTAATAGTGTAACATAAACCTCACTCTAGCTTGGAAGATAACATAGAGAACGTGAGGATCGCATGTGCCAATGATTTAATCAAAACCTCCTTACCCCTAAAGCAAGAATAAGTTCCAATCACCCTTGGGCATGTTTCCTTATCCAATATTTGAGATGCTTAAAAGAACCATTCTTGGATCTGCCAACATCAGAAGGCATGTCAACATATTCCTCATTCAATGTTGACTAGGGAAATGTAGTATAATCTTCACATGTCGTCTTTGTAACTTGTGGAAAACCCTTTCTAAAGAGAATAGACGACTCGCCAATATTAATTCGCTGACCTGAAGCATTGGAGTATGTCAGCAACAAATTAGAAACTTACTAGCTCCATCTATAGCTTTATGTCGGCAACTTATTGAGACGCACAAGACTCCATCACTTCGAACCTCACTTCGAATGGGGAGTACACAACGACATCAACTTACAAGGTGCAATTCTTGGGAGCCACATTAACAAATATGAACAAGATGGTGTGGAAGGTTTGGGCCCTCCAAAGATCAAGTTCTTCGCTTGGTTGGCCATCCGCAATAGAATTTGGACGACGGATCATCTTGGGAGAAGGGGTTGGGATAATTGTAGGCTTTGCCCGCTTTGCATGCAAAGTCAAGAGACGACGACACATCTTTTCTCTCAATGCCTCTACCAAGAGGCTTTGGGATCTGGTTAAGAGTTGGCTTGGGATTCCCTCCGTCCGCACTCATGAGTGGGCGGGTGATGCGTCCCTTAGGGAGTGGTGGAAGATAATGTTGTGCAATGCAATGGAGAACCGAAAAGCCATGTCTTTCATAACCATGCTTATCACTTGGACAATATGGAAGGAGCGTAATGCAAGAGTTTTCAACAATACGTCCACGCCCCCAATCATCTTACTTCAAATCATTAAGGACGAAGCTAAACTTTGGAGCGCCGCGGGTGCAAAGCATTTGAGTTTTGTAATAACGGGAGAGTAATCAGTTTGgaacttttgtttttctttcttactTTGTCTTGTCAAGACTCTCCTATTTATTTAATGAATGGAGGCAAATCTTTTACCCCCTTTCAAAGAAAAAACAATCAAAGAAGCATGCTATCATCAACAAAATGGAGGTGGTTCACTTAGGGTAGGTTTGGTTGCGGACCAAAAGAGAGGTGGAATGGGATGGTTCTAATTTTGCATGCATTTGGTTGTAAATTAGGAGGGATAGTACCATCCACCTAACGCAATATACCCTAAAGATGCCGAATCAAGTGATCCTCCAAATTGACCGGACCTCCTCATCCACGTTTTTCTAATTCGTGGACCGCTTCCTAATCTCTTTTCCTAGCACTAATCCCGAACACCCATCAGAGCTCACCGCCAATGCGCATCCTCATCTCTCAGAGCCGCCCCGTCGATGCCGCCGGCGTGGGAAGGCCGCCGGTGAGGCCAGCCACCTCGTGCGTCGTGGCGGCGTGGGGATGCCGCCGGCGAGGCCAGCCACCTCGTGCATCGTGGCGGCGTGGGGAGGCATGCACTTGATGTCGCCCATGTCGATCCATCCCATCCACCAAATCTGATCCATTCCATCCCATACATGTTTGTCCATCAACCAAACAAACCCTTATGGTGCTGGACCATCTCGCTGTACAAAACGCGGAACACCACTTCGGTGAATTCGTGAATCAGCAAACGGTGGAGCAGCTCAAAATTACACAAATATGCCACCGCCGAGTGAAAAACGGTTCGTCCTTTTCTCCCTCGCTCTATATTTTCTCATCCCCGACTTCCAATCGACCACGCCGCCCCCGAGAGCCCCCATCCCACCGCCACCGACTGGCCGGCCGCCACGAGTCTCTCCTCCAGCCACCGTCCTCACGCGTGCTCTAGCCACCACCAGCCTGACATCTTCCAGTTGCATATCCGGACGACGGCAACGCCCATGTACCGGCGATGAACGACTCTGCTTCCACTCTCGCCAAGCTGCACCAGTGGCGACCGTTGACGACAGCCTCCTCGACCCAGCCCTCAAGCAGCTGCAGTTGCAGCCGGAATCCCCTATCCCCGACCAGCCAACGGAAAAAAGCGACCAGGCGGcctaagggcatgagcaatggaggcagctgtccaactaggtttggataaaacttttgacatatgcatacCATGTTATGGTTCCATTAATAtttctttctctcaaaagctgtTTTGGttattctctttctctctcagatTTTCACTCATtttcactttatggctgaagagacTGCCTCCTGATCCGAACCTAATGTGGACCACCCGAATCAAGATAAAACTACGAGGCAACACGCCATGCCCTAACTAGGCCACATGACCGGCCACGCTGTAATATGTCATGCCACCCAAGCAGGCCGGCCCATCTAAAACGAGCTGCGACCaccgccaaaaggaggagccgaccgGGGAGTGCTTCGTGCACCGGCACGGTCGGTGTGTACGAACCACCGCACCCCACCGACCAGGCCGATTGGTTGGGCTGCGGCCTATTAGTAGTAGgtacgttttttttcttttttttgctgtttcttttttgttaatatttttcttttttaatatctaacttttaaaaaatatatttcggagaacaaattttcaaaatctgttcagattcgaaaatttggaaattttaaaaatgttcagattttgatttaatttttttcgaaatttgaacatttttccaaatttgaacgctttatatatttgaacggatttcaaatttgaacgcttttataatttgaacattttttgtatttgaacatttttcaaatttgaacggatttcaaatttgaacattttttgtatttaattttttttcaaatttgaacggatttcaaatttgaacattttttgtatttgaacggttttaaaatttgaactttttaaaattttaaacagctttcaatttgaaattttccgaatttgaaatattttcaaatttaaacaaaaataaatataaacaaaaaaagaaacaaaacaaaaaaaaagaaacaaaaaggaacagaaaataaaaaataaaaggaaagaaaagaaaaaagaaaagaaaagaaaagaaaagaaagagaaacagaaaacagaaaacagaaaaaagaggcgaactgggccgaccaggccggcccataccgcgcgcggggggtgtgcggcgcgcagtagcggccgacctggtcggtgtataggatttgccgcCAGCCAGCCCAACGTTCTCCACTCCAGACGCGAAGCTGGCGTCGGCCCTGGAGTACTGCCTATTGCCGAACACGCCCTAAACCCAAAATCTCAACACCAAATCCTCCTCACCGCCGGCGACCATGGTGCCGCAGCACGGCATCCTCCTCGCCGTAAACCTCATCTCCGACCACTTCGGCCCCCTCGTAGCTGTAAGTCCCCCGGTCCACCTCCTGCCCTCCCGTCCTTTCTACCTGCGAACTGCCGTGCGTGTGATGCCCTAACTCCCGCTGCTGCTTCCCGATCCCCTCTCGCAGAAGGTGTGCGAGTGCCTCCTCCGCCACGgcgcgctgccgctgccggagatcGTGCGCCGCGTCAGGCTCCCGCGAGGGCAGGTGAAGAACACGCTCCTCATCCTCATCCAGCACAACTGCGTCCAGGCCTTCTCGTCCCCCAAAGGCAAGCCCCCCGTGTGCAAATCCCTTTATTATATGATGATCTGATTCGACGCCGGTGGCTTCTAGTCCGTGAGTGTGACCCCATTTTTGTCTCGTTTCAGTTGCTGGCCGTAAGGACGAGCCGCCGGTGACGCTCTACCTGGCCATTTTTGACAATGTCCTGCATCGGCTGCGCTTCTCCAAGTTCCTCGCTGTCGTCCGTGCGGACATCCCAGAGGTCCTTACCTGCATTTTATTTTTGGTTCACGCTCTGCTACACTTTCATGTTAAAATTCGGGATTGATCCAAACATGAGTGTCATAATTATCTGAATGCTAAAATCAATGTGgactgtagttttttttttccacCGATCAACTGTGCCCTGTGATTCTCTTTGTTAGATACCCAGCCTCTTATTTGGGCTTGTAAATAACTCTCTACCTTTTCAATCTATTGAAATGCAAGCTTTGCGTTATCTCAAAAGAAAGTATGCTTGTAGTAGTTATTAATTTGTGATAGACTGATAGCTGGTGAGAGCAATTGAGAAACAATACACCTGGTCTGAACTTACATTCTACTAGTTCTGGTGCTGTTTTTGCTACAAAATGTGGCATCTTCCTAGGGTCATTGAAcagaaaaataaagtaaagttcaACTTAACTTCATGACTCTGTTTAttcagtactcaaagctattgttTTCGCAGTTTATGACTATTCATATGTATCTTGCAGTCAGAAGATCTTATTGAGGGATTGCTTCAGAATGGCAGGCTGACATTTGACCAACTTGTGGAACGCACCATCTCTAAAGTGCAAGATGGTACGGCCTTTTCATTTATCAAACTTGTTATGGTATCATCCCCTGTTCTTTTTTTATGACAGTGTTCTCATTCCTTCTCTTCTGTAATCTTTAATGTTTGCCGGTGATCGTGACTGCTAATGCTTTCCCTGATAATGGGTCATTACCATGTTTCAGGCACCATCGGAAGGGAAGAAATACGTTCGAACTTCAACAAACTTGTGTATGCACGTTATGTGGAACGGTGCCCAAAACCTGAACCTTTTTTCAATCCACTCGGAGATGAGGAACAAACATCTGCGAGGAAAAAAGTTACAAAAGTATGTAAAATGATCCCTGTTATGGACATTCCTGGTCATTTCATAAGTCTGCTCTCTAGTTATTTATGGTTTTCCCTGATAATGCATGCAGACATTGGTAGATGTTAACTCGACTGGTTACTTTATTACTTTGGTCTTTGTAATTATGCAACTGTGCAAAGGGCAAACTTACTAGCTCGATGGTTAAGGAGTTTCAAATCTCTCTTTGCCAGGCTGCTGATTAATAACATCTTACACTTTATCTCATACAAAACCAATTTTCTACCCGGGGTGGTAGCTACCCAGATTAACGTTCCGTTAGCCTAGTATACTACAGTACACGGCCTCTTTTTCTGACCTAACCCTGACTCGTGCCGCATGATCTACCGGGGCTTCATTTTTTCCTCTTTTGATCTTCTGAACTGTCTACCTGAGCTCTGGCTGGCCGCCGCTCCTGGGCTCCTGCACGCCGCCTGCTGACCCCGCTCTGAGCTTGTGCGCCAGCCGCCGGGCCGGTTGGCCCCCGCCACCACTCCAGTTCTTTACCCAGGATACTGCCATGTAAATGGATGTAGCTATGTCGCCCAACCCCCCCGCACCCTCTGGTTTTTGTTTGCTCCTTCTCCATTCCGAAAATCAAGGCCACAAAAGCCCCCTCCCTCCTTCCCCACTGGGATCGTTGGAGTATTTTTCTTGTGTCTGGGAGTGCCCGTGGGAATTTAATTTTTTTCTTGGTGGGTACAAAGTACAAACATTGTTGGGTGGGCTGTTACTATGGGTCAGGTGGGGAGAAAAGAAGATGGTGACGGTGTTAGTTAGAAAACTTCAGTAAACGGCTGATCCAATGGTGTGAAATGCCGTATAGGGACCATTCAATGGTTGGATGGGGGTGCATAGCTAGCCAGGTGGGTAGGCCAGTATTTCCCTTATCTCATGTAAGTCGTAACCTATATACTTACTATGTGAAAACTACTTTACTAGTACCAAAATTTTGATCCTTTGATGTTTTACTGTCCTTTCTTCTGTTGATATGTTCTGTGTATGATTTACGGTTACATGGCCTGACAAAATTGTCTTTGATACAGACTGTTGAGGAGGCTCTTTCACTTGAGAAGAAAGTTATCAATACTGCAACCCTTTCTGACCCAGAAAGATTTTCTGAGATCCCCTACAGCATGGAAGATTGCACCAAAGATCCTCCGAAAGCCGTTTCTGGTGCTAAGGTGCAGTACTCATTTTCCTTATTGCCATCACCACTTTATGTAGTAATTTCATGCTTTTATGGAAGAAATTGGTATTTGTTGTTTTTGGCCATCCTGTTGTTGAACCAGAAGAGACAAAGTGGCATATGTAGATTGTTTGTTAGTGGCGAATGCTTTGTCTGAAAGTATTTATAAGAACTGGCAAATGAGTTAGCGATATGAAATGCACTATTATCGTCATGTAATTCTTTATTGTGAGGAATTCGTCATGTAATTCTCTGTCATTATTTCATCAGCGGAAACACGGAGCCTTTGAGATAGATGAAGAGCTGAACTCAACAATTCCAGAAAATGAAGTACTTTGGCGGGCAAATTTTGAGAAATTTATATTCTGTCTAAAGAAGAAGGTATTTCTTTGATTTAATGGATTTTCATAGGAATTATGGAGGATTCAAATCTTCATGAATTTTCCTGTGGGCTGTTTGATTTGTCTTAGAATTTTTTCCATCTATTTGAACCTCTTTAAAAGAATCGTTTTCGGTGCAATCAACAAACTCTAGTGCAAAGAAAGTCCTGCAGAATTCAAATAGGCATTACATTATCATTACGTTGCAGTTATACGCTTATCCTTCTTTTACATATTTGGAATCCTGTAAATCAAAGAGGATAATTGGATAGCATATTTGTGTAGACATACATCTTTATCTTTTCTGTCTGCAGCAGTGTTTCTATATTTCTTCCTTCTTGTTTGCATTGTCGCTTCAAAAAGTAGAGTACCTGGCAAGCCAATCTATTCTACAAAGTTCAATTAAATGTCTATTTTTTCAAGGTTTTTTCCTAAGTCAAACTTTCTTAAGTTTGATCAACTTAGTGGAAAGTTGTGGCAATATCTATGACATGAAATTAGTATATTAGGAAACTACATTCCAGCATGCATGTAGTGACATTAATATGGTGGTGTAAATATTGCTATTTTTTCTATGATGTTGGTCAAACTTATCAAAGTTTTAGTTAGGACAAACCTAAAAgtgcacttatttgtggatggagggagtaggagCTTCTGTTCTGTAGTGTATTGTATCAGCGATGCTACATAGCCATCCTACCTTTGCTACATGGCCATCCTACCTTTGAGAAAACCAATCAAACTTTTTTGCCCACTGTGTTGAGCCGGTTTTGCCTTTGAGTGGGTTCCAAACCATGCACAGTAAATGGAAATGAGAAATTAGACCCCGTTCACCTCTACCCACAGTTCCTACCGaagcatttatctctatttctcTCAACATAGCACCGACGGGCGACGGTGGGATATCTCCTGGAACCAACCAAACCAGCAGCAATAGAAGCACAAGTCCAGCTGGGGTGCTTTGAGGCCGATGACAGAAAAGTGGTGGGTTGTGCATGAGCAGCATCTTTGTTCAGTTTGGCAATGACCTCGACCACATGGAGATCTTGCAGATGACCTTGAGGAGCTCCTTGGCATGTGGAAGATGCCAAGCGGCGTATGGTATGGAAGAGTCTGAGCTGATCCTCAAAGGGGACGAGCCGAAGTGGCAGTTGGCAGCTAGTGTTTTTTTTCAGTGAGCCATGAGTTTATTTCTTGTGCCGTGGTCAATTGAAACTTACGGGTTAGATGTTAGGTTTTCTTTCGGCTTGACGTGATAGTTCCATTGTATAAGATGGACAATAGCTTTCTCTGTCATCTATTTAACTGCTTTTAATGCACGTCAGAGATGCCCTCAGGGTTTCTTACCATGTGCTGGACATTGTTGTTGCACTTGCATACATCTTCCATGCCAAGTAAGTTTTGTTGAAGGAGAAACTGTCCATGTAGAGAATACCGGAACAGGAGTAGAGAATGCGCAGTTCTCATTTGTATTAATTTTTATTTGCTTTTGTATGAATGGTGCAGCTGGAGGACCACGCGATTCGACTTTGTTAACTCCCACTTCTTATTTTCCTTTTTGTATTGCAGTTTTGTGCGGACCGaaagaagtcaaagctgaaggttGGCACACATATTATCTGGGAGTCGTTTTTTGAGGCCAACTTAACTGACAACGATACCAACTCTGGTAGCACCCAATATCAGTAGCCCGTATCCTTTGAATAGTACTCCTAGATGCAGAAACAGTGCAATTTTATTTATGGCTTTAACTTCTCATACTTTCTTACAAACATAACTATTTTTAAGTTATATTTCTGTTTGGAATTCCATCGGTTCTGTTCTTGCCTCTTGGGTGTGAGTATTAAGCAGAAAGCGCTAGTTTCTGTTTTAGCTATTTGTTTTAAATTTATAGCTTCAGCATGGTCTTGAGTCGGCTAGATTAGGGAGAATGACATCTGCTAAGTTTAGTCCTGCTCTAGCATATGCTTATTGTTGAAGTTTCTCAGTTTTGTGATTTGTGCAAGTTTTCTACTCTATTTACTCTGAAGGAAAACACGACGTTAGATTTTCATAAGAGAATAAAACAAACCTACTATACGTGTTTTCAGTTAGTTACATACACATAGTCTGCAGAATCCGAGCCAGCACAATATGCCTCCCTAGGTACCAGGGCAAGTAACCAACTTGCTGAAGTACCAATGTACCATGACAACACCTCACTGAAGTTACATGGTTTCTATTTCATTAATTGTTGTCCATGTTTTTATTGATATCGGTGCAAAAAAAATTCACtatatttgtttcaaaatatgTTAATTAGATAGGGGGAAACACCATCCCTGCGAGCACTTGTGTAGTAGTTCTCCAACAAATATAACAGTGTATTCCCTTTTTTCAGCGACATCATCAATAAATAGTATTTTGGAGAAGCTAGGACAAAAGGAAGGAGGTGCAGCAATGACACTCGATCAGATAACACAAGTTCTGGAGGAGTTACAGTGTACTACTTCCACTGATGATCCGGAAGCATTTACTTTTGGTAAGATTTGTTTTAAGTGTTCTGTTTTTTTTCTGTGCACAATTCCTATGCATGAAAGTTCTGTTGGCAAAGTGCTTGGCATGGAGTCAGTTCTAGCTCACAGATATGATCGGCATTATATGGTTGTAAGTCAACCTTGCCACTAGGTGATTGTTACCAGAAGAAATTGGTTCTAGCCCGCTCTGTTTCCTGTATTGAAATGTGGTAGCTTAATTTATCAGTTACTATGTTTTAGTTTTGTAGATACGATCATGTGAACCAGTCCACACTTCCCAGACAAGGAGACAAGTTGATTGGTCTATACATGAAAGTAATCCTAGTTAACTATGACATCTTGTAATGTTTTCATAATTAATTTGAGCTTGATTGCTGTTAGTTTGCTGATACTGGCTTCTGGCCCGCTATTTTGTGAAAGTATGCTCCACACATGATGTAATCACCTCCTAGGAGGCTTGTACCCTTCTTCTGTTCAATGAAAAGAAACGTGAAGTCTTTGCATTTTCTCGAAAAATAATACAATATTCAGACAAAGTGTGAAAAAGGGATTTAAAAACCTACTGGAAATCATGCTGTAGAAACCTAATTACCAGTCTTATTCTATTAAACACTTCATACAAATTTAGTATGCCAGCCTTGAGTGAACGTTATAAGTTCTTTTTTTGTAAGATTCATAAACACTTGATGTTCAAATTTAGTATGTTAGCCTTGAGTGAACATCATAAGTTCTTTTTGTAACATTCTCATGACAGTGCTACTATATTTTGTAGATTTGCGCCAAATGGTTGAAGCATGTAAAAACGAGGAGGTACAGGGTTGCATTACTGTTTAATACTACTATATATGTGTTTAAAGGCACTTCTGTATCCATCTA contains:
- the LOC124661230 gene encoding DNA-directed RNA polymerase III subunit rpc3-like; translated protein: MVPQHGILLAVNLISDHFGPLVAKVCECLLRHGALPLPEIVRRVRLPRGQVKNTLLILIQHNCVQAFSSPKVAGRKDEPPVTLYLAIFDNVLHRLRFSKFLAVVRADIPESEDLIEGLLQNGRLTFDQLVERTISKVQDGTIGREEIRSNFNKLVYARYVERCPKPEPFFNPLGDEEQTSARKKVTKTVEEALSLEKKVINTATLSDPERFSEIPYSMEDCTKDPPKAVSGAKRKHGAFEIDEELNSTIPENEVLWRANFEKFIFCLKKKFCADRKKSKLKVGTHIIWESFFEANLTDNDTNSATSSINSILEKLGQKEGGAAMTLDQITQVLEELQCTTSTDDPEAFTFDLRQMVEACKNEEIESLVKKTYGQEAFTIFRLLAQGRPVETDQIIDTTILDKQIVHSTLYRLWKDDYIDTAEKVGSTPGTGYAQFFVWRAKNTFREKYIDNLYHTALNLRLMVDRMAELLLEGSMDETKVKNRKNLLILMLARHDDSLMLFHGF